From a single Oreochromis niloticus isolate F11D_XX linkage group LG4, O_niloticus_UMD_NMBU, whole genome shotgun sequence genomic region:
- the tbl3 gene encoding transducin beta-like protein 3 isoform X2, protein MANTNLQFKTNYAVSSKIEPFYKGGKVQISKDEKYIFCTCGSRVNVLEISTGKIIHCVEHDDQEDITSFALSCDDEMLVTASRALLLKQWDWRQANCTRSWRAIHTVPVASMTFDSTSTLLATGGCDGTIKLWDVVKQYCTHNLKGSSGVVHLVQFHPNTDLLQLFSSSLDCGIRIWDLRSSQCVSVLQSHYSAVTSLSFSPDGNTMVSSGRDKICTVWDLKTRKAKRTVPVYEAVEGVVILPGSTDLTEIGVKSKDLHFITAGSKGVLRVWEASTARCVYTQTLPSTLPSASEEDENDNPRSLTYLFHLPASARLATVTAEHNILLYQLPALTTQQQFVGYSDEVLDVKFLGKGDSHIVVATNSCQLKVFELLTNSCQILYGHTDTVLTLDVFKKGSLFASCAKDRSVRVWHMDSDSGQVRCVAQGSGHTNAVGSIACSRMKASFVATGSQDCTVKVWDLPADCSAEGGIRQLTARATEKAHDKDVNSVAVSPNDKLLASGSQDRTAKLWSLTGEGTVGLLGVFRGHRRGVWAVCFSPVDQVLATTSADGTAKLWSLQDFSCLKTFEGHDASVLKVIFVSRGTQLLTSGSDGLVKLWTIKTNECVKTLDAHQDKVWGLHASRKDDKMVTGSADSNITVWSDVTEIEMAEEQAKQEDQILKQQELSNLLHGKKYLKALGLAISLDQPHTVLTVIKAIREGENSSELLEKTLLKLRQDQKESLLRYCVVWNTNARNCLNAQAVLQVLLTHLPPEELLQYQGARSHLEGLIPYTERHMQRIGRLLQASMFLNYMWQKMRVAGAPSRQPSL, encoded by the exons ATGGCAAATACCAACCTTCAGTTCAAAACCAA TTATGCTGTTTCCAGCAAGATCGAGCCATTTTACAAAGGGGGGAAAGTGCAG ATCAGCAAAGATGAGAAATACATCTTTTGCACCTGTGGCTCTCGAGTCAATGTTTTGGAGATCAGCACCGGGAAGATCATTCACTGTGTTGAGCAT GATGATCAAGAGGACATCACGTCATTTGCTCTCAGCTGTGATGATGAG ATGCTGGTAACAGCCAGCCGGGCGCTGCTGCTTAAGCAGTGGGATTGGAGGCAGGCTAACTGCACTCGGTCCTGGAGGGCTATTCACACTGTTCCCGTAGCTAGTATGACCTTTGACTCCACCTCTACTCTCCTAGCCACAG GTGGCTGTGATGGCACAATAAaactttgggatgtggtgaagCAGTATTGCACTCATAACCTGAAGGGGTCATCTGGTGTTGTACA TTTGGTCCAGTTCCACCCAAATACCGACCTGCTGCAgcttttctcttcctctttggACTGTGGCATCCGGATATGGGACCTGCGCTCCAgccagtgtgtgtctgtcctaCAGAGCCACTACAGTGCTGTGACATCTCTTAGCTTCAGTCCCGATGGTAACACCATGGTCAG TTCTGGCAGAGACAAGATCTGCACAGTTTGGGACCTGAAAACTCGCAAAGCCAAGAGAACTGTTCCAGTCTATGAG GCTGTGGAGGGTGTTGTTATTCTTCCTGGAAGTACAGACTTGACTGAGATTGGAGTAAAGAGCAAGGACTTGCATTTCATCACAGCTGGAAGCAAAG GTGTATTAAGGGTGTGGGAGGCCAGCACGGCTCGTTGTGTCTACACGCAGACCCTTCCCTCCACCCTCCCCTCTGCCTCTGAGGAGGATGAGAATGACAACCCCCGCAGTCTGACGTACCTGTTTCACCTGCCCGCCTCCGCTAGACTGGCCACAGTCACTGCAGAGCACAACATACTGCTATATCAGCTGCCTGCTCTCACCACACAGCAGCAA TTTGTGGGCTACAGTGATGAGGTGCTGGACGTGAAGTTCCTGGGAAAAGGTGACAGTCACATCGTGGTGGCCACCAACAGCTGCCAGCTAAAGGTTTTTGAGCTGCTCACCAACAGCTGCCAGATCCTCTACGGACACACAG ATACGGTCCTCACACTGGATGTGTTCAAAAAAGGATCTCTCTTTGCAAGCTGTGCAAAG GACAGGTCAGTGCGTGTGTGGCATATGGACAGTGACAGTGGTCAGGTGCGATGTGTGGCCCAGGGCTCCGGCCACACCAACGCTGTGGGCTCCATCGCCTGTTCCAG AATGAAGGCATCATTTGTTGCGACTGGCAGTCAGGACTGTACCGTGAAGGTGTGGGATCTACCTGCAGACTGCTCTGCAGAAGGAGGCATTCGTCAGCTAACTGCCCGCGCCACAGAGAAAGCACATGATAAG GATGTAAACAGTGTTGCCGTATCACCCAATGACAAGCTGCTGGCTTCAGGTTCCCAGGATCGCACAGCCAAGCTGTGGTCCTTGACGGGGGAGGGAACGGTGGGCCTGCTGGGGGTGTTTCGGGGCCACCGTCGTGGAGTCTGGGCCGTTTGCTTCTCCCCTGTGGACCAAGTGCTGGCCACCACCTCTGCAGACGGCACAGCCAAGCTGTGGAGCCTGCAAGACTTCAGCTGCCTCAAG acgTTTGAGGGCCACGATGCATCAGTTCTTAAGGTCATCTTTGTGAGCCGAGGCACTCAGCTGCTCACCAG TGGCTCCGATGGTTTAGTGAAGCTGTGGACCATCAAGACCAATGAGTGTGTGAAGACACTGGATGCCCACCAGGACAAAGTGTGGGGTCTCCACGCCAGTCGCAAAGATGACAAGATGGTTACTGGCTCAGCGGACTCTAACATCACCGTGTGGTCT GATGTGACTGAAATAGAGATGGCAGAGGAGCAGGCGAAGCAGGAAGATCAGATACTCAA GCAGCAAGAATTGTCCAATCTGCTCCACGGGAAGAAATATCTGAAGGCCTTGGGTCTCGCCATCTCACTGGACCAGCCTCACACCGTGCTCACTGTTATCAAAG CGATCCGTGAAGGGGAGAATAGCTCCGAGCTGTTGGAAAAGACGCTGCTGAAGCTTCGACAGGATCAAAAAG AGTCACTTCTGCGCTATTGTGTGGTGTGGAACACCAATGCCAGGAACTGTCTGAATGCCCAGGCTGTCCTACAGGTGCTGCTCACACACCTGCCGCCTGAAGAGCTGCTGCAATACCAGGGAGCCCGATCACACCTTGAGGGCCTCATTCCATACACAG AGAGACACATGCAGAGGATTGGGCGTCTGCTGCAGGCCTCCATGTTCTTGAACTACATGTGGCAGAAAATGAGAGTGGCCGGAGCGCCGTCCAG ACAGCCCAGCCTGTGA
- the noxo1a gene encoding NADPH oxidase organizer 1a produces the protein MEGKRYPISIHLVGVLQKEKTKFYKTSVLWSDESNVVIYRRFREFMKMHKQLKKAFPPANKLRKSDRIVPRFREGRIKQKSRGKAPTKSLVRLKYLQKYCNAVLSCDQRVSQSVDLIQFLNPKEQDLQPDFAKNGIIIMPPEDELRNGGLHANTGEVTQPFVTEAYTCVAPYETKDSKNKPLKVAKGDKLDVVIKDKGGWWLVETEDKRVAWFPAPYLERTNDDNEDDEETDEIPEKGALYTAVKSYKATKTDEVTVTIGAVVEVLQKSQNGWWLVRSSGKMGYIPTMILQPYRYPHIHNASHHLDQRSHSSLHVRSSNLEQHSQLSLSQGNLLQLPPVRSSSPLLMLPESRQRSVSLEVLSEQPHAQPAANSTSAATDISTSPTSPSYPPPPVITVEMDGEDEQRILSRSQTEDSENSFMSDSTDFSFSDDSSFNSSLNLSPTASDEWLRLSRTPPPGASNTLSPTSGPGGRLISSVSDPTLYKSPKIPKVPPRPGAQEILSRCTSVTRKNAAKGALSPTQAEIISR, from the exons ATGGAGGGCAAGCGGTATCCCATCAGCATCCATCTAGTTGGAGTACTGCAGAAGGAAAAGACCAAA ttttACAAGACTTCTGTGCTTTGGTCAGACGAGAGCAATGTTGTGATTTACAGACGTTTTCGAGAATTCATGAAAATGCAT AAACAACTGAAGAAAGCATTCCCACCTGCAAACAAGCTGAGAAAATCTGACAGAATCGTCCCCAGATTTCGAG AGGGAAGGATAAAGCAAAAAAGTCGAGGGAAAGCCCCAACCAAGTCACTGGTACGCCTGAAATATTTGCAGAAATATTGCAATGCAGTCCTGTCCTGTGACCAGCGAGTGTCTCAGTCTGTAGACCTCATCCAGTTCTTGAACCCTAAAGAGCAGGACCTGCAGCCGGACTTTGCCAAAAACGG catcatcatcatgcCCCCGGAGGATGAACTCAGAAACGGAGGACTGCACGCAAATACCGGTGAAGTGACCCAGCCGTTTGTCACAGAAGCATACACGTGTGTCGCCCCCTATGAGACCAAAGACTCAAAGAACAAACCTTTGAAAGTGGCCAAGGGTGACAAACTCGATGTGGTCATCAAAGACAAAGGAG GATGGTGGCTGGTGGAGACTGAAGACAAGCGGGTGGCCTGGTTTCCTGCACCCTATCTGGAGAGGACAAATGATGATAATGAAGATGATGAGGAGACAGATGAGATTCCTGAAAAAG GAGCactctacactgcagtcaaGAGCTACAAGGCCACCAAAACTGATGAGGTGACCGTAACCATTGGTGCCGTGGTGGAAGTCCTGCAGAAGTCTCAAAATGGCTGGTGGCTCGTCAG ATCCAGTGGAAAAATGGGTTACATTCCCACCATGATACTGCAGCCCTACCGCTACCCTCATATTCATAACGCTTCCCATCACCTGGATCAGCGCAGCCACTCCTCCCTTCACGTTCGATCCTCAAACCTGGAGCAGCACTCCCAACTGAGCCTCTCCCAAGGAAACCTGCTGCAACTTCCCCCTGTAAGGTCTTCATCGCCTCTCCTGATGCTGCCGGAGAGTAGGCAGAGGTCCGTGTCTCTTGAGGTTTTGTCTGAACAACCTCATGCACAGCCTGCTGCAAACAGTACCAGTGCTGCTACCGATATCTCCACTTCACCCACCTCTCCCTCTTACCCTCCTCCGCCCGTGATCACTGTGGAGATGGATGGAGAGGACGAACAACGCATCCTCTCCAGGAGTCAGACGGAGGATAGTGAGAATAGCTTCATGAGCGACAGCACCGACTTCAGCTTCAGCGACGACTCCAGCTTTAACTCGTCCCTGAACCTGAGTCCCACTGCCAGTGATGAATGGCTGCGTCTCAGCCGCACGCCTCCACCGGGGGCGAGCAACACCCTCAGCCCAACGAGCGGCCCAGGGGGGAGGCTGATCTCGAGTGTCTCTGATCCCACGCTCTACAAATCACCCAAAATACCCAAGGTGCCACCCAGACCGGGCGCCCAGGAGATCCTCTCCCGGTGTACCTCTGTCACCCGCAAGAATGCAGCAAAAGGTGCTCTGTCACCCACACAAGCTGAGATCATCAGCCGATAA
- the rps2 gene encoding small ribosomal subunit protein uS5, which translates to MADDAGGRGGFRGGFGAGGRGRGRGRGRGRGRGRGARGGKSEDKEWVPVTKLGRLVKDMKIKSLEEIYLYSLPIKESEIIDFFLGSGLKDEVLKIMPVQKQTRAGQRTRFKAFVAIGDYNGHVGLGVKCSKEVATAIRGAIILAKLSIVPVRRGYWGNKIGKPHTVPCKVTGRCGSVLVRLIPAPRGTGIVSAPVPKKLLMMAGIDDCYTSARGCTATLGNFAKATFDAISKTYSYLTPDLWKETIFTKSPYQEFTDHLAKTHTRVSVQRGQAVQAAAS; encoded by the exons ATGGCGGACGACGCCGGTGGTAGAGGAGGTTTTCGCGGAGGTTTTGGCGCCGGTGGCCGCGGTCGGGGCCGTGGACGCGGCAGAGGCCGTGGCAGGGGCCGCGGTGCTCGGGGCGGCAAGTCCGAGGACAAGGAG TGGGTGCCAGTCACCAAGCTGGGCCGCCTGGTTAAGGACATGAAGATCAAGTCCCTGGAGGAGATCTATCTGTACTCTCTGCCCATCAAG GAGTCCGAGATCATCGACTTCTTCCTGGGTTCTGGTCTTAAAGACGAGGTGCTGAAGATCATGCCCGTCCAGAAGCAGACCAGGGCTGGTCAGCGCACCAGGTTCAAG GCCTTTGTTGCCATTGGTGACTACAACGGCCATGTGGGCCTGGGGGTGAAGTGCTCCAAGGAGGTGGCCACAGCCATCCGTGGGGCCATCATCCTGGCCAAGCTGTCTATCGTCCCTGTCAGAAGGGGTTACTGGGGTAACAAAATCGGCAAACCCCACACTGTGCCCTGCAAGGTGACTGGCCGCTGCGGCTCTGTCCTGGTGCGTCTCATTCCAGCCCCCCGTGGTACCGGCATCGTGTCTGCCCCTGTGCCCAAGAAGCTGCTCATGATGGCTGGAATCGATGATTGCTACACCTCTGCCAGGGGCTGCACCGCCACCCTCGGCAACTTTG CCAAGGCCACCTTTGACGCCATCTCCAAGACTTACAGCTACCTGACCCCTGATCTGTGGAAGGAGACAATCTTCACAAAGTCTCCCTACCAG GAGTTCACTGACCATCTGGCCAAGACTCACACCAGGGTGTCTGTGCAGAGGGGCCAGGCTGTGCAGGCCGCTGCCTCCTAA
- the tbl3 gene encoding transducin beta-like protein 3 isoform X1 codes for MANTNLQFKTNYAVSSKIEPFYKGGKVQISKDEKYIFCTCGSRVNVLEISTGKIIHCVEHDDQEDITSFALSCDDEMLVTASRALLLKQWDWRQANCTRSWRAIHTVPVASMTFDSTSTLLATGGCDGTIKLWDVVKQYCTHNLKGSSGVVHLVQFHPNTDLLQLFSSSLDCGIRIWDLRSSQCVSVLQSHYSAVTSLSFSPDGNTMVSSGRDKICTVWDLKTRKAKRTVPVYEAVEGVVILPGSTDLTEIGVKSKDLHFITAGSKGVLRVWEASTARCVYTQTLPSTLPSASEEDENDNPRSLTYLFHLPASARLATVTAEHNILLYQLPALTTQQQFVGYSDEVLDVKFLGKGDSHIVVATNSCQLKVFELLTNSCQILYGHTDTVLTLDVFKKGSLFASCAKDRSVRVWHMDSDSGQVRCVAQGSGHTNAVGSIACSRMKASFVATGSQDCTVKVWDLPADCSAEGGIRQLTARATEKAHDKDVNSVAVSPNDKLLASGSQDRTAKLWSLTGEGTVGLLGVFRGHRRGVWAVCFSPVDQVLATTSADGTAKLWSLQDFSCLKTFEGHDASVLKVIFVSRGTQLLTSGSDGLVKLWTIKTNECVKTLDAHQDKVWGLHASRKDDKMVTGSADSNITVWSDVTEIEMAEEQAKQEDQILKQQELSNLLHGKKYLKALGLAISLDQPHTVLTVIKAIREGENSSELLEKTLLKLRQDQKESLLRYCVVWNTNARNCLNAQAVLQVLLTHLPPEELLQYQGARSHLEGLIPYTERHMQRIGRLLQASMFLNYMWQKMRVAGAPSSMDKDEDMDTTPLAQAQPFFVIDKEKKSGSNERRDEGNDSESEQDEDPDSSVEDEEELEDVSATNKASTDNGRVENGASPKTNGKHHSESEESEESSEEEDQEEETTVKKTKGLPVSSAQQCQTFAS; via the exons ATGGCAAATACCAACCTTCAGTTCAAAACCAA TTATGCTGTTTCCAGCAAGATCGAGCCATTTTACAAAGGGGGGAAAGTGCAG ATCAGCAAAGATGAGAAATACATCTTTTGCACCTGTGGCTCTCGAGTCAATGTTTTGGAGATCAGCACCGGGAAGATCATTCACTGTGTTGAGCAT GATGATCAAGAGGACATCACGTCATTTGCTCTCAGCTGTGATGATGAG ATGCTGGTAACAGCCAGCCGGGCGCTGCTGCTTAAGCAGTGGGATTGGAGGCAGGCTAACTGCACTCGGTCCTGGAGGGCTATTCACACTGTTCCCGTAGCTAGTATGACCTTTGACTCCACCTCTACTCTCCTAGCCACAG GTGGCTGTGATGGCACAATAAaactttgggatgtggtgaagCAGTATTGCACTCATAACCTGAAGGGGTCATCTGGTGTTGTACA TTTGGTCCAGTTCCACCCAAATACCGACCTGCTGCAgcttttctcttcctctttggACTGTGGCATCCGGATATGGGACCTGCGCTCCAgccagtgtgtgtctgtcctaCAGAGCCACTACAGTGCTGTGACATCTCTTAGCTTCAGTCCCGATGGTAACACCATGGTCAG TTCTGGCAGAGACAAGATCTGCACAGTTTGGGACCTGAAAACTCGCAAAGCCAAGAGAACTGTTCCAGTCTATGAG GCTGTGGAGGGTGTTGTTATTCTTCCTGGAAGTACAGACTTGACTGAGATTGGAGTAAAGAGCAAGGACTTGCATTTCATCACAGCTGGAAGCAAAG GTGTATTAAGGGTGTGGGAGGCCAGCACGGCTCGTTGTGTCTACACGCAGACCCTTCCCTCCACCCTCCCCTCTGCCTCTGAGGAGGATGAGAATGACAACCCCCGCAGTCTGACGTACCTGTTTCACCTGCCCGCCTCCGCTAGACTGGCCACAGTCACTGCAGAGCACAACATACTGCTATATCAGCTGCCTGCTCTCACCACACAGCAGCAA TTTGTGGGCTACAGTGATGAGGTGCTGGACGTGAAGTTCCTGGGAAAAGGTGACAGTCACATCGTGGTGGCCACCAACAGCTGCCAGCTAAAGGTTTTTGAGCTGCTCACCAACAGCTGCCAGATCCTCTACGGACACACAG ATACGGTCCTCACACTGGATGTGTTCAAAAAAGGATCTCTCTTTGCAAGCTGTGCAAAG GACAGGTCAGTGCGTGTGTGGCATATGGACAGTGACAGTGGTCAGGTGCGATGTGTGGCCCAGGGCTCCGGCCACACCAACGCTGTGGGCTCCATCGCCTGTTCCAG AATGAAGGCATCATTTGTTGCGACTGGCAGTCAGGACTGTACCGTGAAGGTGTGGGATCTACCTGCAGACTGCTCTGCAGAAGGAGGCATTCGTCAGCTAACTGCCCGCGCCACAGAGAAAGCACATGATAAG GATGTAAACAGTGTTGCCGTATCACCCAATGACAAGCTGCTGGCTTCAGGTTCCCAGGATCGCACAGCCAAGCTGTGGTCCTTGACGGGGGAGGGAACGGTGGGCCTGCTGGGGGTGTTTCGGGGCCACCGTCGTGGAGTCTGGGCCGTTTGCTTCTCCCCTGTGGACCAAGTGCTGGCCACCACCTCTGCAGACGGCACAGCCAAGCTGTGGAGCCTGCAAGACTTCAGCTGCCTCAAG acgTTTGAGGGCCACGATGCATCAGTTCTTAAGGTCATCTTTGTGAGCCGAGGCACTCAGCTGCTCACCAG TGGCTCCGATGGTTTAGTGAAGCTGTGGACCATCAAGACCAATGAGTGTGTGAAGACACTGGATGCCCACCAGGACAAAGTGTGGGGTCTCCACGCCAGTCGCAAAGATGACAAGATGGTTACTGGCTCAGCGGACTCTAACATCACCGTGTGGTCT GATGTGACTGAAATAGAGATGGCAGAGGAGCAGGCGAAGCAGGAAGATCAGATACTCAA GCAGCAAGAATTGTCCAATCTGCTCCACGGGAAGAAATATCTGAAGGCCTTGGGTCTCGCCATCTCACTGGACCAGCCTCACACCGTGCTCACTGTTATCAAAG CGATCCGTGAAGGGGAGAATAGCTCCGAGCTGTTGGAAAAGACGCTGCTGAAGCTTCGACAGGATCAAAAAG AGTCACTTCTGCGCTATTGTGTGGTGTGGAACACCAATGCCAGGAACTGTCTGAATGCCCAGGCTGTCCTACAGGTGCTGCTCACACACCTGCCGCCTGAAGAGCTGCTGCAATACCAGGGAGCCCGATCACACCTTGAGGGCCTCATTCCATACACAG AGAGACACATGCAGAGGATTGGGCGTCTGCTGCAGGCCTCCATGTTCTTGAACTACATGTGGCAGAAAATGAGAGTGGCCGGAGCGCCGTCCAG CATGGACAAAGATGAAGACATGGATACGACACCTCTGGCACAGGCTCAGCCTTTCTTTGTGATCGACAAGGAGAAAAAGAGCGGCAGCAACGAGAGACGAGACGAAGGCAACGACAGCGAAAGTGAACAAGACGAAGATCCAGATTCCTCTGTTGAAGATGAAGAGGAGCTCGAGGATGTCAGTGCCACCAACAAAGCCTCCACCGACAACGGGCGAGTAGAAAACGGAGCAAGCCCCAAAACTAATGGCAAGCACCACTCTGAGAGCGAGGAGAGCGAGGAGAGCTCTGAAGAGGAAGACCAGGAGGAGGAAACAAcagttaaaaagacaaaaggtCTCCCGGTTTCTTCGGCTCAACAGTGCCAGACTTTTGCCAGCTGA
- the rnf151 gene encoding RING finger protein 151, whose translation MRGSIWSKTSPLGYGNTLRKIIKQEVAMADPEVSTQSGGYDVELFVDTPDYDLICTICQGVLRCPVRAACHHIFCKKCILQWLKRQETCPCCRKPVNPSLIFVMFKLSKSIGRLKVKCKNEIRGCAETFPLSEQYCHSMSCLYELIPCPYQGCRVQLLRRDLETHAHHCEHWRQPCHMGCGTILSHRTQAQHNCYKQLRQEYEARQRNHRAIATALQRKMRRMQSTMAHMKRQIGLICESLEVMDDLHEVEEEDLGESSGSSSGTPSSSSSC comes from the exons ATGAGAGGATCGATATGGAGTAAAACCAGCCCCCTGGGTTATGGAAACACGctgagaaaaataataaaacaggagGTTGCCATG GCAGACCCAGAGGTGTCAACACAGAGCGGGGGTTATGATGTGGAGCTGTTTGTAGACACTCCAGACTATGACCTGATCTGCACCATATGCCAAGGGGTCCTCAGATGTCCAGTAAGAGCTGCGTGCCACCACATTTTCTGCAAGAAATGCATCTTGCAGTGGCTAAAAAG ACAGGAGACCTGCCCCTGCTGCAGGAAGCCGGTGAACCCAAGCTTGATCTTTGTCATGTTCAAGCTGAGCAAATCTATTGGACGCCTGAAGGTCAAG TGCAAGAATGAGATCCGCGGCTGTGCAGAGACGTTTCCCCTCTCAGAGCAGTACTGCCACAGCATGAGCTGTTTGTATGAGCTCATCCCCTGCCCCTACCAGGGCTGCAGGGTACAGCTCCTCCGCAGGGACCTCGAGACCCATGCGCACCACTGTGAGCACTGGCGCCAGCCTTGCCACATGGGTTGTGGGACGATACTCTCCCACCGAACCCAGGCTCAacacaactgctacaagcagCTGAGGCAGGAGTACGAAGCCAGGCAGAGGAATCACAGGGCCATTGCCACCGCCCTACAGCGGAAGATGAGGAGGATGCAGAGCACCATGGCCCACATGAAAAGGCAGATAGGGCTTATCTGTGAGAGTCTGGAGGTGATGGATGATCTGCATGAGGTGGAAGAGGAGGACCTTGGGGAGAGTAGTGGCAGCTCCAGTGGGACtccaagtagcagcagcagctgctga